A genomic segment from Sorangium aterium encodes:
- a CDS encoding precorrin-2 dehydrogenase/sirohydrochlorin ferrochelatase family protein has translation MRLFPIVLDLNGQRALVIGADGEAPYTVERLLSAGARVSVVAPGQVDGSIERASREGQLDLHRRAFVEDDLAGAAIVFLVPGDEALSRRLHRELGGAGRLVCTLDRPEVSNFANPSVVSASGLTMSFSSHGVSPGTIRRIREDLGALFSDPRFARYIEALRRLRESLPRGPERAARMRQATLGFGLEARLRFPAWLERGDEP, from the coding sequence ATGCGCCTCTTTCCCATCGTGCTCGACCTCAACGGCCAGCGGGCCCTCGTCATCGGCGCGGACGGCGAGGCGCCGTACACGGTGGAGCGCCTCCTCTCGGCGGGCGCTCGAGTCTCCGTCGTCGCGCCAGGGCAGGTCGACGGGTCGATCGAGCGAGCCAGCCGGGAGGGGCAGCTCGATCTGCACCGGCGGGCGTTCGTGGAGGACGACCTCGCCGGTGCGGCGATCGTGTTCCTCGTGCCGGGCGACGAGGCGCTCTCGCGGCGCCTCCACCGAGAGCTCGGGGGCGCCGGGCGCCTCGTCTGCACGCTGGATCGCCCGGAGGTGTCGAACTTCGCCAATCCTTCGGTGGTCTCTGCCTCCGGACTGACGATGAGCTTCAGCAGCCATGGCGTCAGCCCCGGAACGATACGGCGCATCCGGGAGGACCTCGGCGCCCTCTTCTCGGATCCTCGGTTCGCCCGCTACATCGAGGCGCTGCGGCGGCTCCGCGAGAGCCTCCCTCGGGGCCCGGAGCGGGCCGCGCGCATGCGCCAGGCGACCCTGGGCTTCGGGCTGGAGGCGAGGCTTCGGTTCCCTGCATGGCTGGAGCGAGGCGACGAGCCTTGA
- a CDS encoding PEGA domain-containing protein codes for MRSRSGRLTMLTSAAMVSGLLTLTSVSPASAQTDAKPAAPPAGKPAAPAAAPAKAATSAAQAPTTAATPAAAGATPPAAGATPPAAGTPAAAPAKAGTPATAAPAKAGEPATKVTTTKPKKALTEKQKKDEAKKLYKEAEARFDKGEFAVAADLYRQADEYVPGAAPKYKLALSLDKQGLVTEAVAAWQAFLDSKPDAEKFKEKIAEGQARVEALKKTPAKVKVATVPEAPPGLKVAVDGVAQTGKELSVPPGKHTLTVSAEGFADASQELDVTFAEAREVNVTLTPQAPAPVAAAPAQPPAPPPAEAPPAQPPPPAAPIEPRSPVPAYVTLGLAGAGVVVGTIFGIQALGAKSDFDDAPTTKTADKVDRFALIADMSFAVALTFGVTGAVLLLSDDPAQAKAAASSVTKKAFVTPFVSPTGGGAAARFTF; via the coding sequence ATGCGTTCACGATCGGGCCGGCTGACGATGTTGACCTCGGCGGCGATGGTCTCTGGGCTCCTGACGCTGACGAGCGTCAGTCCGGCATCTGCGCAGACGGATGCCAAGCCGGCAGCGCCCCCGGCGGGTAAGCCGGCCGCCCCGGCGGCGGCTCCTGCGAAGGCAGCCACGTCCGCGGCGCAGGCGCCCACCACCGCTGCGACGCCGGCCGCGGCCGGCGCGACACCTCCCGCGGCCGGCGCGACGCCGCCCGCGGCCGGGACGCCCGCCGCGGCTCCCGCGAAGGCCGGGACGCCCGCGACGGCGGCCCCTGCGAAGGCCGGTGAGCCCGCGACGAAGGTGACCACCACCAAGCCGAAGAAGGCGCTGACCGAGAAGCAGAAGAAGGACGAGGCCAAGAAGCTCTACAAGGAGGCCGAGGCCAGGTTCGACAAGGGCGAGTTCGCCGTCGCGGCCGACCTGTATCGCCAGGCAGACGAGTACGTGCCCGGCGCCGCGCCGAAGTACAAGCTCGCCCTCTCGCTCGACAAGCAGGGCCTCGTCACCGAGGCCGTCGCGGCGTGGCAGGCGTTCCTCGATTCGAAGCCGGACGCCGAGAAGTTCAAGGAGAAGATCGCCGAGGGGCAGGCGCGCGTCGAGGCCCTGAAGAAGACGCCGGCGAAGGTGAAGGTCGCGACCGTCCCGGAGGCGCCGCCAGGCCTCAAGGTCGCGGTCGACGGCGTGGCCCAGACCGGCAAGGAGCTCTCGGTCCCGCCCGGCAAGCACACCCTCACCGTCTCCGCCGAAGGGTTCGCCGACGCGAGCCAGGAGCTCGATGTCACCTTCGCCGAGGCGCGCGAGGTCAACGTCACGCTGACGCCGCAGGCGCCGGCGCCGGTCGCTGCGGCGCCCGCGCAGCCCCCCGCCCCGCCGCCCGCCGAGGCGCCGCCCGCGCAGCCGCCGCCGCCGGCAGCGCCGATCGAGCCGCGCTCGCCGGTGCCGGCCTACGTCACCCTCGGGCTCGCCGGAGCCGGCGTGGTGGTCGGGACGATCTTCGGCATCCAGGCGCTCGGCGCGAAGAGCGACTTCGACGACGCCCCGACGACCAAGACAGCGGACAAGGTCGATCGCTTCGCGCTCATCGCGGACATGTCCTTCGCGGTGGCGCTCACGTTCGGCGTCACCGGCGCGGTCCTGCTCCTCAGCGACGACCCGGCCCAGGCGAAGGCCGCAGCGTCGAGCGTGACGAAGAAGGCGTTCGTCACTCCGTTCGTCAGCCCGACAGGCGGCGGCGCCGCCGCGCGGTTTACCTTCTAA
- a CDS encoding BamA/TamA family outer membrane protein — protein sequence MNPPRFRSSSRSRAVPLPSALGRAHLALWCVLLLGTCPRRALGQGAEAAAGAGPTAQERAPHAAAPLHPAALSAGAALQERHRVRYTLDGIEIRGNVRTAARVILRYVRFRAGDLLDVEDPEIELTRYRLLGTGFFASVGFSLRKGVERGSATLVIDVVERNTFVVQDLWLGIAADEDTAGNARPLSAFTGVQVAETNLAGTGITLGAGVGLAADQLALRTRFVDPAFVGTRWSATVTLLYNDARDFFGNRAVVFESPLLEQREVTGYAVVAYKRFGATLGTGHDVSSSSRLSLDYRLEQIDATVPTVASHMRGNSREPVEFDILGGKTVLSSLHAAIDHDTRDAPFLATQGTLASVSVTVGVPPFGSDYGYQKFEFGAQRWFRLPLRHVLRVEAFAGAIAGDAPFFEKFYVGDLTDLLPDRLLDLAPDRRQPPNFLSTDIIEVRYGDFAAKLEAEYRIPVYAGRGSIYGVDLFGAAGLYGLATRREFTDAPTGYEGFARVPVDITYNLGLRVDTAVGGVTLAFSNLLGLIPARRGERK from the coding sequence GTGAATCCACCTCGATTCCGGAGCTCTTCACGCTCCCGGGCCGTCCCCCTGCCCTCTGCGCTCGGCCGCGCCCACCTCGCGCTCTGGTGCGTGTTGCTCCTGGGGACGTGCCCGAGGCGCGCGCTCGGGCAGGGCGCGGAGGCCGCCGCCGGCGCAGGGCCCACGGCGCAGGAGCGAGCGCCGCACGCGGCCGCGCCCCTCCACCCGGCAGCGCTGTCGGCCGGCGCGGCGCTCCAGGAGAGACATCGCGTCCGGTACACCCTCGACGGCATCGAGATCCGAGGCAACGTGCGGACCGCCGCGCGCGTGATCCTCCGCTACGTGAGGTTCCGCGCGGGGGACCTGCTCGACGTCGAGGATCCGGAGATCGAGCTCACGCGCTACCGCCTCCTCGGGACCGGGTTCTTCGCCTCGGTCGGGTTCTCGCTCCGCAAGGGGGTCGAGCGCGGGAGCGCGACGCTCGTGATCGACGTCGTCGAGCGCAACACGTTCGTCGTGCAGGACCTCTGGCTCGGCATCGCGGCCGACGAGGACACAGCGGGCAACGCGAGGCCGCTCTCCGCGTTCACCGGCGTGCAGGTCGCCGAGACCAACCTCGCCGGGACAGGGATCACGCTCGGCGCCGGCGTCGGGCTCGCGGCGGACCAGCTCGCGCTGAGGACCCGCTTCGTCGACCCCGCGTTCGTGGGGACCCGCTGGTCGGCCACGGTGACGCTGCTCTACAACGACGCCCGTGACTTCTTCGGCAACCGGGCCGTCGTCTTCGAGTCCCCGTTGCTCGAGCAGCGCGAGGTCACGGGCTACGCCGTCGTCGCCTACAAGCGGTTCGGCGCGACGCTCGGCACAGGTCACGACGTCTCCTCCTCCTCGCGGCTGTCGCTCGATTACCGCCTGGAGCAGATCGACGCGACCGTGCCCACGGTCGCCTCGCACATGCGCGGCAACAGCCGCGAGCCCGTCGAGTTCGACATCCTGGGCGGCAAGACGGTGCTCTCGTCGCTGCACGCCGCGATCGATCACGACACGCGCGACGCGCCCTTCCTCGCGACGCAGGGCACGCTCGCCTCGGTCTCGGTCACGGTGGGCGTACCGCCGTTCGGCAGCGATTACGGCTACCAGAAGTTCGAGTTCGGCGCGCAGCGCTGGTTCCGCCTGCCCCTGCGGCACGTGCTCCGCGTCGAGGCGTTCGCCGGCGCGATCGCCGGGGACGCGCCTTTCTTCGAGAAATTCTACGTCGGCGATCTCACCGACCTCCTGCCGGATCGGCTGCTCGACCTCGCGCCCGATCGGAGGCAACCGCCGAACTTCCTCAGCACGGACATCATCGAGGTCCGGTACGGAGACTTCGCCGCGAAGCTCGAGGCGGAGTACCGGATCCCGGTCTACGCCGGCCGCGGGTCCATCTACGGCGTCGATCTCTTCGGCGCCGCGGGCCTGTACGGCCTCGCGACGCGCCGCGAGTTCACCGATGCGCCGACCGGATACGAGGGCTTCGCCCGCGTGCCCGTGGACATCACGTACAACCTCGGTCTGCGGGTCGACACGGCGGTCGGCGGCGTGACGCTCGCGTTCTCGAACCTGCTCGGGCTGATCCCGGCGCGGCGCGGTGAGCGGAAATGA